A region of Lycium barbarum isolate Lr01 chromosome 1, ASM1917538v2, whole genome shotgun sequence DNA encodes the following proteins:
- the LOC132643891 gene encoding 3-ketoacyl-CoA synthase 11-like — protein MSEAKQEAQVNNPPSYSRNFPDFKQSVKLKYVKLGYHYLITHGMYLFLSPLVIILAAQLSTFSPTDLYILWEQLRFNLISVVICSTLLVFLSTLYFLTRPRPVYLVNFSCYKPEDSRKCTRQIFMERSKLTGSFPDETLEFQRKILERSGLGESTYLPEAVLRVPPNPCMAEARKEAEIVMFGAIDELLAKTGIKPKDIGILVVNCSLFNPTPSLSAMIVNHYKLRGNIVSYNLGGMGCSAGLISIDLAKDLLQVHPNTYALVLSMENITLNWYFGTEKSMLLPNCLFRMGGAAVLLSNKGSERRRSKYQLVHTVRTHKGSDDKCFSCVYQMEDPNGKVGVSLSKDLMAVAGDALKTNITTLGPLVLPMSEQLLFFATLVGRKLLKMKIKPYIPDFRLAFEHFCIHAGGRAVLDEIEKNLQLTDWHMEPSRMTLYRFGNTSSSSLWYELAYSEAKGRIKRGDRTWQIAFGSGFKCNSAVWKALRSINPAKEKSPWMDEIDQFPVDVPRVAKI, from the coding sequence ATGAGTGAAGCCAAACAAGAAGCCCAAGTTAACAACCCCCCTTCTTATTCCAGAAACTTTCCTGATTTCAAACAATCTGTGAAGCTCAAGTATGTGAAACTTGGATATCATTACCTCATTACCCATGGAATGTACCTATTTTTATCCCCTCTAGTTATTATCCTTGCTGCTCAACTCTCTACGTTCTCGCCCACTGACCTATATATTCTTTGGGAGCAGCTTAGGTTCAATCTCATATCTGTCGTCATATGCTCCACCCTTTTGGTCTTCCTGTCCACCCTCTATTTCCTAACCCGTCCTCGCCCTGTATATCTTGTTAATTTCTCGTGCTATAAGCCTGAAGATTCTAGGAAATGCACAAGGCAGATTTTCATGGAGAGGTCAAAGTTGACTGGTTCATTCCCTGATGAAACTCTTGAGTTCCAAAGGAAAATTCTTGAGAGGTCTGGCCTTGGTGAATCAACCTATCTCCCTGAAGCTGTGCTGAGGGTACCACCAAATCCTTGTATGGCAGAAGCACGAAAAGAAGCTGAGATTGTTATGTTTGGTGCCATTGATGAGCTCCTTGCTAAAACCGGTATTAAGCCAAAGGATATTGGAATTCTAGTTGTAAACTGCAGCTTGTTTAATCCAACCCCCTCATTGTCTGCAATGATTGTGAACCATTACAAGCTTCGTGGGAACATTGTTAGCTACAATCTTGGTGGAATGGGTTGTAGTGCTGGTTTAATCTCGATCGATCTTGCAAAAGATCTTCTTCAAGTCCATCCCAATACGTATGCTTTGGTGCTCAGCATGGAAAACATCACCCTGAACTGGTATTTTGGGACTGAGAAATCGATGCTCCTTCCAAATTGCTTATTCCGGATGGGAGGTGCTGCTGTATTGCTCTCCAACAAAGGATCTGAGCGAAGAAGATCAAAGTACCAGTTGGTCCATACTGTCAGAACTCACAAAGGTTCCGATGACAAGTGCTTTTCTTGTGTTTATCAAATGGAAGATCCCAATGGAAAAGTTGGAGTATCACTGTCAAAGGATTTGATGGCAGTAGCTGGCGATGCTCTAAAAACCAATATCACTACATTGGGTCCTCTTGTGCTTCCCATGTCCGAGCAGTTGCTTTTCTTCGCCACCCTCGTGGGAAGAAAACTGTTGAAGATGAAGATCAAACCTTATATCCCAGACTTTAGATTGGCCTTTGAGCATTTCTGCATTCACGCTGGTGGCAGAGCTGTGTTAGATGAAATAGAGAAAAACCTGCAACTCACTGACTGGCACATGGAGCCTTCAAGGATGACATTGTATCGATTCGGCAACACCTCAAGCAGCTCCCTTTGGTACGAATTGGCCTACTCGGAAGCTAAGGGAAGGATCAAGAGGGGAGACCGAACTTGGCAGATAGCGTTTGGTTCAGGGTTCAAATGTAACAGTGCAGTTTGGAAAGCTTTACGATCGATTAATCCAGCCAAGGAGAAGAGCCCGTGGATGGATGAGATCGACCAGTTCCCTGTGGATGTTCCAAGGGTTGCAAAAATCTAA